A region from the Cellvibrio sp. PSBB006 genome encodes:
- a CDS encoding cellulose binding domain-containing protein, producing METNKIKILREIVLKSLVGVCMICSPAFAQTVNINPSTEHQTIRGFGGMNAPGWIADLTSAQVDTAFGNGDGQLGLSIMRMRIDPNSNNWGIQVPAAVRAKSHGAILLASPWSPPAYMKTNNNLNNGGKLRPEYYGAYTDHLLSFTNYMAANNASVYALSIQNEPDWHPNYESAEWSATDFVNYLLSQGSRFGALKVVAPESLNFNPALSDPFLNNATTAQHVDIIGGHLYGRAPRDYPLARSKGKELWMTEHYTESQNSANAWPLALDVGTELHQSMVANFNAYIWWYIRRSYGLLTEDGAISKRGYLMAQYSKFVRPGYVRIAATEQPLTGVFVTAYKGPDNRVVVIAVNTTTSHRNLNLNLQNVNVGQFVKYSTSASLNLGYGGRTSVAGNSASVWVDPQSVATFVSEAGSGSSSSVSSTSSSRSSVAVSSQASSQPSSSASSAVGGVTASVEISNDWGSGYCANLLVNNNTNAPVTWNVSVTVQGTVNNLWNGSWSQSGSTLTVAGVGWNSQLQPGQTESSVGFCASR from the coding sequence ATGGAGACTAATAAGATAAAAATCTTACGAGAGATAGTGCTTAAGTCGTTGGTCGGTGTGTGTATGATTTGCAGCCCGGCCTTTGCACAAACCGTCAACATCAACCCATCAACCGAACACCAAACCATTCGCGGTTTTGGTGGAATGAACGCCCCCGGTTGGATTGCCGACCTGACCTCCGCCCAGGTGGACACCGCGTTTGGTAACGGTGACGGGCAGCTGGGATTGTCCATCATGCGCATGCGCATTGATCCCAATTCCAATAACTGGGGCATTCAGGTGCCCGCAGCCGTGCGCGCAAAATCCCATGGCGCGATCCTGCTGGCCTCGCCCTGGTCGCCGCCAGCCTACATGAAGACCAATAACAACCTGAATAACGGCGGCAAACTGCGGCCGGAATACTACGGCGCTTACACCGACCATCTGTTGAGTTTTACCAATTACATGGCCGCGAATAACGCGTCGGTCTATGCGTTATCGATCCAGAACGAACCGGACTGGCATCCCAATTACGAATCCGCCGAATGGAGCGCGACCGATTTTGTAAATTATTTATTAAGCCAGGGTTCGCGTTTTGGTGCTTTGAAGGTGGTGGCGCCTGAGTCGCTAAACTTTAATCCGGCGCTTTCCGATCCTTTCCTGAATAACGCCACCACGGCGCAGCATGTGGATATTATTGGCGGACATTTGTACGGCCGCGCGCCGCGCGATTATCCGCTGGCGCGTAGCAAAGGCAAGGAACTCTGGATGACGGAGCATTACACCGAAAGCCAGAACTCCGCTAATGCCTGGCCCTTGGCATTGGATGTCGGTACGGAGTTACACCAAAGCATGGTGGCCAACTTTAACGCGTACATCTGGTGGTATATCCGCCGCAGTTACGGCCTGTTGACCGAAGACGGCGCCATCAGCAAGCGCGGTTATCTGATGGCGCAGTATTCGAAATTTGTGCGGCCCGGTTATGTACGCATTGCCGCCACGGAACAACCGCTCACCGGCGTTTTTGTTACGGCATATAAAGGCCCGGACAATCGCGTGGTGGTGATCGCGGTTAATACCACTACCTCCCACCGCAATCTGAACCTGAATTTACAGAATGTGAATGTCGGGCAGTTTGTTAAATACAGCACCTCCGCGTCATTGAACCTCGGCTACGGTGGCCGCACCAGTGTTGCCGGTAATAGCGCATCGGTGTGGGTCGATCCGCAAAGCGTTGCCACCTTCGTCAGTGAAGCGGGCAGCGGCAGTTCATCCAGTGTCAGCAGTACCTCATCGTCCCGCTCTTCGGTAGCGGTTTCCTCGCAAGCCTCCTCACAGCCTTCCTCCAGTGCCAGCAGCGCTGTCGGCGGCGTCACGGCGAGTGTTGAGATCAGCAACGATTGGGGCAGCGGTTACTGCGCGAACCTGCTCGTCAATAACAACACCAATGCGCCGGTCACCTGGAATGTCAGCGTGACGGTTCAGGGCACCGTGAACAATTTGTGGAACGGCAGCTGGAGCCAAAGCGGTTCGACACTGACCGTTGCCGGTGTCGGTTGGAACAGCCAATTGCAGCCTGGCCAGACAGAGTCGTCGGTCGGTTTCTGCGCATCGCGTTAA